Proteins encoded in a region of the Anopheles aquasalis chromosome 2, idAnoAquaMG_Q_19, whole genome shotgun sequence genome:
- the LOC126573229 gene encoding thioredoxin-like protein 4A: MSYMLAHLHNGWQVDQAILSEEDRVVVIRFGHDWDPTCMKMDEVLYNIAEKVKNFAVIYLVDITAVPDFNKMYELYDPCTVMFFFRNKHIMIDLGTGNNNKINWPLEDKQEMIDIVETVYRGARKGRGLVVSPKDYSTKYRY, encoded by the exons ATGTCGTACATGTTAGCACATTTACACAACGGCTGGCAGGTGGACCAAGCCATTCTTTCCGAGGAGGACCGTGTTGTG GTCATCCGTTTCGGCCACGATTGGGACCCCACCTGTATGAAGATGGACGAGGTGTTGTACAACATCGCGGAGAAGGTGAAAAACTTTGCCGTCATCTATCTGGTCGATATTACGGCGGTTCCGGACTTCAACAAGATGTACGAGCTGTACGATCCCTGTACGGTGATGTTCTTCTTCCGGAACAAGCACATCATGATCGATTTGGGCAccggtaacaacaacaaaatcaacTGGCCGCTCGAGGACAAGCAGGAGATGATCGACATCGTGGAAACGGTGTACCGGGGAGCACGCAAGGGCCGCGGTTTGGTGGTTTCACCGAAGGACTATTCTACCAAATATCGGTATTAG